A DNA window from Ignavibacteriales bacterium contains the following coding sequences:
- a CDS encoding ROK family protein — MTKNQVTLGIDIGGTNTVFGFVDRMGNCYADSSILTNAHQSSEIFFDRLQKKVKILFSNLQGKYEFKGIGIGAPNANYYKGTIENPPNLSWEYVNVLEELGKFFEVPVSVTNDANVAALGEMMFGAAQGMKNFIVITLGTGLGSGIVANGELILGSDGFAGEIGHTIVDPKGRECGCGRRGCLEAYSSATGLRRTVQELMCTKTMSSELRNISYEQLTSRMIYEAAVRGDRMALDAFEVTGQVLGMKLADSVAHLSPEAIILLGGLAAAGDLIFKPTKRALEENLFGIFKNKVALLPSAIAEGKAAILGASALIWNDLEKKNKPSWMRMLSNGTKENREKATASTLQK, encoded by the coding sequence ATGACTAAAAATCAAGTCACACTCGGCATTGATATTGGTGGAACCAATACAGTCTTCGGCTTCGTAGATCGGATGGGTAATTGTTACGCAGATTCCTCGATTCTGACGAACGCTCATCAATCATCTGAAATATTCTTTGATCGATTGCAAAAGAAGGTAAAAATTTTATTTTCGAACCTGCAAGGAAAATATGAGTTCAAAGGAATAGGTATCGGAGCGCCGAATGCAAATTATTACAAGGGAACGATTGAAAATCCGCCCAATCTTAGTTGGGAGTATGTAAATGTTCTAGAAGAGTTGGGGAAGTTCTTCGAAGTGCCAGTATCCGTAACCAACGATGCAAATGTTGCAGCGCTCGGTGAAATGATGTTTGGTGCAGCGCAAGGAATGAAGAATTTTATTGTGATTACACTTGGCACAGGTCTGGGGAGTGGGATTGTTGCCAATGGTGAACTGATTCTTGGTTCAGATGGATTTGCAGGAGAGATTGGACACACAATAGTAGATCCAAAAGGCAGAGAATGTGGATGCGGCCGTCGCGGTTGTTTAGAGGCATATTCTTCTGCAACTGGGCTCCGAAGAACTGTTCAAGAACTTATGTGCACAAAGACGATGTCAAGTGAGTTGCGCAATATTAGCTATGAACAATTGACATCACGTATGATATACGAAGCTGCAGTGCGAGGTGATCGTATGGCATTGGATGCTTTTGAGGTTACCGGACAAGTTCTTGGAATGAAATTAGCAGATTCAGTCGCTCATCTGAGCCCCGAAGCAATTATTTTATTGGGTGGACTTGCCGCAGCCGGCGATTTGATTTTTAAACCGACCAAACGTGCTTTGGAGGAAAATCTTTTCGGTATTTTTAAAAATAAAGTGGCACTACTTCCCTCAGCAATTGCTGAAGGTAAAGCCGCAATTTTAGGTGCTAGTGCACTTATTTGGAACGATCTGGAAAAAAAAAACAAACCTTCCTGGATGCGAATGCTTTCTAATGGAACGAAAGAAAATAGAGAAAAGGCCACTGCATCCACATTGCAAAAATAA
- a CDS encoding cellulase family glycosylhydrolase, with protein sequence MKYLLFIFFFSNFGFAQQSTFVGTKGKEIVMPDGTPILLRGINLGNWLVPEGYMFKFDSATSPRLINNVLCELVGADEARMFWKKYRDNYITRDDIEYIKKVGLNSVRIPFNWRLFTIEEYPDLWVGPGFELLDRVIRWCKEAGIWVVLDMHCAPGGQTGDNIDDSWGYPFLFENPESQERAIQLWKKIAERYKDESAIIGYDLLNEPIAVFFDQKKLNPLLEPFYKRVVSAIREVDKNHIVFLGGAQWNTNFSVFGPPFDKKVVYTFHRYWCDTTQATVQEYINFHNIYNVPLWMGESGENTNAWIASWRRLQERNNIGWCFWPYKKMESQQCMVTFDRPAHWNLLVQFAKSPRTGYASLRTICPSIDSVRTALDEFIRLCQFKNCLLNEGYTKALGSRTNK encoded by the coding sequence TTGAAATATCTGCTGTTCATTTTTTTCTTTTCCAATTTTGGATTTGCCCAACAATCTACGTTTGTGGGAACCAAAGGAAAAGAGATTGTAATGCCGGATGGAACACCGATTCTTCTTCGAGGTATCAACCTCGGAAACTGGCTTGTGCCAGAAGGGTATATGTTCAAGTTCGATTCGGCCACATCTCCTCGATTGATCAATAATGTTTTGTGTGAACTAGTCGGAGCAGATGAGGCGCGAATGTTTTGGAAAAAGTACCGCGACAACTATATTACACGCGATGATATAGAGTACATCAAAAAAGTGGGATTGAATTCTGTACGTATTCCATTCAATTGGAGGCTTTTTACTATTGAAGAATATCCGGACCTCTGGGTCGGTCCGGGATTCGAACTGCTCGATCGTGTGATTCGTTGGTGTAAAGAAGCAGGTATATGGGTTGTTCTCGATATGCATTGTGCACCTGGGGGACAGACCGGTGACAATATTGATGATAGCTGGGGATATCCTTTTCTTTTTGAAAATCCTGAAAGCCAAGAGCGCGCGATTCAACTCTGGAAAAAAATTGCCGAAAGATACAAAGATGAATCTGCCATTATAGGCTATGACTTACTTAACGAGCCTATCGCAGTTTTTTTTGATCAGAAGAAATTGAATCCATTGCTTGAACCATTCTACAAACGAGTTGTTTCTGCGATTCGCGAGGTTGACAAAAATCATATTGTTTTTCTTGGCGGTGCTCAGTGGAATACAAATTTCAGTGTTTTTGGCCCACCGTTCGATAAAAAAGTTGTTTACACTTTTCACAGGTATTGGTGCGATACAACACAGGCGACAGTACAGGAATATATTAACTTTCACAACATTTATAATGTGCCGCTATGGATGGGAGAATCGGGCGAAAACACTAATGCATGGATCGCAAGTTGGCGTCGACTTCAGGAACGAAATAATATTGGGTGGTGTTTCTGGCCATATAAAAAGATGGAATCACAACAATGCATGGTTACGTTCGATCGTCCCGCGCATTGGAACTTGTTAGTACAATTTGCGAAGAGTCCCCGTACAGGTTATGCAAGCTTACGTACTATCTGTCCATCCATTGATAGTGTTCGTACAGCTCTTGATGAATTCATTCGTCTTTGTCAATTTAAAAACTGCCTGTTGAACGAAGGATACACCAAAGCGTTGGGGAGTAGAACAAATAAATAA
- a CDS encoding glycoside hydrolase family 3 C-terminal domain-containing protein: MKIHSILSIALLLSILPTCGMAQPEKFRNKDLSVEERVNDLLGRMTIEEKINLLGGTGFATKPIERLGIPELRMTDGPLGVRGEKSTAFPSGICIGATWNPALAYNVGAAIGREVKGHDRHVILGPCVNIARIPQGGRNFESYGEDPCLTSRMAVDYIKGVQSEGVAATVKHFACNNQEYERMFVDTKVNERALNEIYFPAFKAAVQEANVLCVMNSYNKVNGHHASENDALLIDKLKKEWGFKWLVMSDWGAVHSTVPTANGGMDLEMPTGEFLNNSTLANPLKNGVVKETTIDDKVRRILRVIFTLGLFEKPSLKDESLIGSLDNRKAAFEAAKEGIVLLQNKENILPLDFSKLKSIAIIGPNAAICRTGGGGSSQVDPLEAPSPLEILKKQFGDKIKINYALGLQLGGEGLPIESKYLVTNKGEPGLVGEYFKNMELKGKPAFVRIDTMINFDFGNSGLNAGFPHNDFSVRWTGKLKAPETNTYLLETISDDGVRLWVDDTLLIDYWNDHAPEPSSVRVKFEASKEYKIKIEYYQHRGSAILKLGWLTSDYDPMKSALAAAKNSDAAILFMGDAPNIESEGIDRDNLVLPRNQDGLIEEVAKVNKNTIVVLNTGSPVFMDRWLGSVKAVVQAWFGGQEMSYAVSEVLSGSYNPSGKLPMTFPKRWEDCSAFGTYKAKDSVTEYSDGIYVGYRHFDKKNIEPLFSFGYGLSYTTFEYKDLKTETSANVTQPEIKGSLNVSNTGKCDGAEVIQVYVHNIKSTVDRPVKELKAFFKVPLKPGETKNVHFSLDKNAFSYYNVEKKEWIVEPGKYAVQIGSSSKDIRLSEIIELK, encoded by the coding sequence ATGAAAATTCATTCGATTTTATCCATTGCTCTCTTACTTTCAATTCTTCCCACATGCGGAATGGCACAGCCGGAGAAGTTTCGGAATAAAGATTTATCGGTAGAAGAACGTGTGAACGATCTTCTTGGCAGAATGACAATCGAAGAAAAGATTAATTTGTTGGGCGGAACAGGTTTTGCGACGAAGCCGATAGAGCGATTAGGTATTCCCGAATTACGGATGACGGACGGACCACTCGGCGTAAGAGGGGAAAAATCCACAGCTTTTCCTTCAGGAATTTGTATCGGAGCTACTTGGAATCCGGCGCTTGCATATAATGTTGGCGCTGCAATTGGACGCGAGGTGAAGGGACATGACCGGCATGTCATTCTTGGGCCGTGTGTGAATATTGCACGTATCCCGCAAGGGGGAAGAAATTTCGAAAGCTATGGTGAAGATCCATGTTTGACGAGTCGCATGGCAGTCGATTATATTAAAGGAGTTCAAAGCGAAGGCGTAGCGGCGACTGTCAAACACTTTGCCTGCAATAACCAGGAATATGAACGTATGTTTGTTGATACAAAAGTTAATGAACGGGCCTTGAATGAAATTTACTTTCCTGCATTTAAAGCTGCTGTGCAGGAAGCAAATGTTCTGTGTGTGATGAATTCCTATAACAAAGTCAATGGTCACCATGCAAGTGAAAATGATGCTCTTCTGATTGATAAGCTAAAAAAAGAATGGGGATTTAAATGGCTGGTCATGTCCGATTGGGGTGCCGTGCATAGCACGGTTCCTACTGCCAATGGCGGTATGGATCTTGAAATGCCAACGGGTGAATTTTTAAATAATAGTACGTTAGCAAATCCGTTGAAGAATGGGGTGGTAAAAGAGACCACGATTGATGACAAAGTGCGACGAATATTACGTGTCATCTTTACACTAGGACTTTTTGAAAAGCCGAGCTTAAAAGACGAAAGTTTGATCGGCTCTTTAGACAATCGCAAGGCAGCATTCGAAGCAGCGAAAGAGGGGATTGTTCTGTTACAGAATAAAGAAAATATCCTACCGTTAGATTTTTCGAAACTCAAATCAATCGCTATTATTGGTCCTAATGCGGCGATCTGCAGAACTGGCGGCGGAGGAAGTTCGCAGGTTGATCCATTAGAAGCCCCGAGTCCTTTGGAAATTTTGAAAAAACAATTTGGCGATAAGATCAAAATCAATTATGCTTTAGGATTACAGCTCGGAGGTGAAGGCTTGCCTATCGAATCAAAATATCTTGTAACGAACAAAGGGGAGCCAGGTTTAGTTGGAGAATATTTTAAGAATATGGAATTAAAGGGAAAACCAGCCTTCGTTCGGATTGATACAATGATAAATTTTGATTTTGGCAATTCAGGATTGAACGCAGGATTTCCTCATAATGATTTCTCTGTACGATGGACTGGAAAGTTAAAGGCTCCGGAAACCAATACCTATCTTTTAGAAACCATTAGTGACGATGGCGTTCGTCTCTGGGTGGACGATACGTTATTAATTGATTATTGGAATGATCATGCACCGGAACCAAGTAGTGTTAGAGTGAAATTTGAAGCGTCCAAAGAATACAAGATTAAGATTGAATATTATCAACATCGTGGCAGTGCAATTTTAAAACTTGGATGGTTGACATCGGACTACGATCCGATGAAATCAGCATTAGCTGCTGCAAAGAATTCTGATGCTGCAATCCTCTTTATGGGAGACGCTCCTAATATAGAATCGGAAGGCATCGATAGAGACAATTTGGTTCTGCCACGGAATCAAGACGGGCTGATTGAAGAAGTTGCGAAGGTGAATAAGAACACAATTGTTGTTCTCAATACGGGTTCACCTGTTTTCATGGATCGCTGGCTTGGAAGCGTCAAGGCTGTCGTACAAGCATGGTTCGGTGGACAGGAGATGAGTTATGCCGTCTCGGAAGTGCTCTCAGGTTCGTATAATCCATCAGGGAAATTGCCGATGACATTCCCGAAGCGCTGGGAAGATTGTTCTGCCTTTGGAACCTACAAAGCAAAAGATAGTGTAACGGAATATTCCGATGGTATATATGTTGGCTATAGACATTTCGATAAGAAAAACATTGAACCGCTTTTCTCATTTGGCTATGGTTTGTCTTATACGACATTCGAATATAAAGACCTGAAGACAGAAACATCTGCCAATGTAACACAACCAGAAATCAAAGGATCATTAAATGTCTCCAATACAGGCAAGTGCGATGGCGCAGAAGTTATTCAAGTCTATGTGCACAATATCAAATCGACTGTTGATAGACCGGTGAAAGAATTAAAGGCATTCTTTAAGGTTCCTCTCAAGCCAGGCGAGACAAAGAATGTTCATTTCAGTTTAGACAAGAATGCATTTTCCTACTATAACGTGGAAAAAAAGGAATGGATTGTTGAGCCGGGAAAATATGCCGTTCAGATTGGCAGCTCATCGAAAGACATCCGGCTCTCAGAAATCATTGAATTGAAGTAG
- a CDS encoding glycoside hydrolase family 3 C-terminal domain-containing protein, producing the protein MNIRSLINKAFMMCLFFGMLFALCSYRLSAQTIEARIDTLISKMTMSEKILQLCQQGNFNTANNTRLGIPGFIMSDGPHGVRSGNATSFPVGIGMASMWDIELAYRIGEAMGKEFRGKSKHQALGPCLDIDRDPRNGRSPETGGEDYYLCAQTTTAVVKGIQSTPCIATVKHYNANHRENGRTSNNITANQRILHEDAGLAFRTAVQQGGAMCVMNAYNLINSQYCAENYNVLSTILRTHWGFPYYVVSDWGSITNSEKAIKAGCSICMGADNYKNDLPGLVASGTVPDSIINSAVRCVLRTKILAGMLDYQPPGDPNDVNSTAHQQLCLEAGRKSLVLLKNQDNILPLNKSTINKIALIGPSAATLQIDGSGSAYVTPFYSITPRQGIETKIGASKVQFVNGCDINSTDTNSFASARTIAATSDVVIYCGGLDGGQEGEGHDRASGSIQLPGKQQDLINALAAANKNIIVVLFSGGVCGVSRCIDNIKGLVYAFYPGQEGGNALADVLFGDYNPGGKLPVTMPKSDTQLPPWLQNDNLNTGYGRGYRWFDKMGYTPQYAFGLGLSYTTFSYTNLIVPSSVTPGQPVDISVDVSNTGPRTGEEVVQLYVTDTLSSVPMPVKQLKGFKRVAINPGQTVTVTFTLTADELYYFNETTNTYEVEPGQYTVRIGGSSDNLPVSGNFNVSSGPQKPDLLITNIKMVPPYPFPGQKVIFLATVKNQGTAATTAGSQVKVSFNVNGQQVCWSDNFTSSIPAGGMALICGNTGPGETNTWTSGEVGNYNVGATVDPDNTVDECVETNNSLSTQLTVYLQPPPPPPNLALNKSVRVTSMENSGLDGPYAVDGDMGTRWSSAFSDPQSIIVDLGSIYHIDDVTLYWETAYAKVYYLKASIDSSNWTFISYKTNGMGGTEKISVGADARYVQMLGIQRATQYGYSLWEIEVHGSDSNGINSLDNIIPPKEFSLFNNYPNPFNPSTIIEFTLAQRMRTTLNVFNVLGQKVVNLFDQIANPGKLYQVSFDASGLPSGIYVAELVSGTQRQSRRMILIK; encoded by the coding sequence ATGAATATAAGGAGCCTCATAAATAAAGCATTCATGATGTGCCTGTTTTTTGGAATGCTGTTTGCTCTATGCTCCTATAGATTGAGCGCACAAACTATCGAAGCACGTATCGACACGCTGATTAGTAAGATGACGATGAGTGAAAAGATATTGCAACTCTGTCAGCAGGGGAACTTTAATACCGCCAACAACACCAGGCTGGGTATTCCAGGATTTATCATGTCGGATGGACCTCATGGTGTCCGCAGTGGTAATGCGACAAGTTTTCCTGTTGGTATTGGGATGGCGTCGATGTGGGATATAGAACTTGCTTATCGCATTGGAGAGGCGATGGGAAAAGAATTCCGGGGGAAAAGCAAGCACCAAGCTCTTGGACCCTGTCTAGATATAGATCGAGATCCACGTAATGGGCGTAGTCCGGAAACAGGTGGCGAAGATTACTATCTCTGTGCTCAGACTACAACAGCAGTAGTCAAAGGAATACAATCCACACCGTGTATTGCAACAGTGAAGCATTATAACGCCAATCATCGGGAGAATGGGCGAACATCAAACAATATTACAGCGAATCAAAGAATATTACACGAGGATGCAGGGTTGGCATTCCGAACGGCTGTACAGCAAGGCGGTGCAATGTGTGTGATGAACGCTTACAATCTTATCAATAGCCAATATTGCGCAGAGAATTACAACGTGCTGTCAACCATTTTGCGTACACACTGGGGTTTCCCATATTATGTCGTTTCTGACTGGGGCTCGATTACGAATTCAGAAAAAGCCATTAAAGCGGGATGCAGCATTTGTATGGGAGCCGATAACTACAAAAATGATTTACCGGGGCTTGTTGCCAGCGGGACAGTACCGGATTCGATCATTAATAGTGCAGTTCGGTGTGTCTTGCGAACGAAGATATTGGCAGGTATGCTCGACTATCAACCACCTGGTGATCCTAACGATGTGAATAGTACGGCTCACCAGCAGCTTTGTCTTGAAGCAGGACGAAAGTCGCTTGTGCTTCTCAAAAACCAGGATAATATTCTTCCATTAAATAAAAGCACCATCAATAAAATAGCGCTCATTGGTCCCAGTGCGGCGACACTGCAAATTGATGGTTCCGGTAGCGCGTATGTTACTCCGTTCTACTCCATCACTCCAAGGCAAGGAATAGAAACGAAGATCGGTGCTAGTAAAGTTCAGTTTGTGAATGGTTGTGATATTAATAGCACAGATACGAATAGCTTTGCGAGTGCTCGAACAATTGCCGCTACTTCCGATGTTGTAATCTACTGTGGAGGACTCGATGGAGGTCAGGAAGGTGAAGGGCATGATCGAGCCAGTGGATCGATTCAACTGCCCGGCAAACAACAGGATTTGATCAACGCATTAGCAGCGGCAAATAAGAATATCATTGTTGTTCTTTTCAGTGGCGGAGTTTGCGGTGTTTCCCGATGCATCGATAATATCAAAGGATTGGTGTATGCCTTCTATCCGGGACAGGAAGGAGGGAACGCACTCGCCGATGTATTGTTCGGTGATTACAATCCTGGCGGCAAGCTTCCTGTTACTATGCCAAAGAGCGACACTCAATTGCCGCCTTGGCTGCAAAATGACAATTTGAACACGGGCTACGGACGAGGATATCGTTGGTTTGATAAAATGGGATACACACCTCAATATGCATTTGGTCTTGGATTGAGTTATACAACATTCTCCTATACTAATTTGATTGTTCCTTCTTCTGTTACTCCAGGTCAACCGGTGGATATCAGCGTTGATGTTAGTAATACGGGACCACGAACAGGCGAGGAAGTGGTACAACTCTATGTCACTGATACATTATCATCTGTACCGATGCCTGTGAAGCAATTAAAAGGATTCAAGCGCGTTGCAATCAATCCGGGACAGACAGTGACCGTAACGTTCACTTTAACGGCAGATGAACTCTATTATTTCAATGAAACGACCAATACGTACGAAGTTGAGCCAGGGCAATACACGGTTCGAATTGGAGGTTCGTCAGATAATCTTCCCGTCTCCGGCAATTTCAATGTATCATCGGGCCCCCAAAAACCAGATTTGCTAATCACAAACATCAAAATGGTACCGCCATATCCATTTCCTGGACAAAAAGTAATTTTTCTGGCAACGGTGAAGAACCAAGGAACAGCAGCGACAACTGCTGGCTCTCAAGTGAAGGTTTCTTTCAATGTGAATGGCCAACAAGTATGCTGGTCAGATAATTTTACAAGTTCGATTCCGGCAGGTGGCATGGCTTTAATTTGCGGCAATACAGGTCCTGGTGAAACTAATACTTGGACATCAGGTGAGGTTGGAAATTATAATGTTGGCGCCACAGTCGATCCTGATAATACTGTAGATGAATGTGTAGAGACAAATAATTCTCTTTCGACTCAATTGACTGTCTATCTGCAACCTCCTCCACCACCGCCCAATCTTGCACTGAATAAATCTGTAAGAGTCACTTCTATGGAGAACTCCGGATTAGACGGACCTTATGCTGTAGATGGTGATATGGGAACGCGCTGGTCATCTGCGTTCAGTGATCCACAATCGATCATCGTTGATCTTGGTTCTATTTATCACATTGATGACGTTACGCTCTATTGGGAAACTGCGTATGCGAAAGTATATTACCTCAAGGCTTCAATTGACTCTTCAAACTGGACATTTATTTCATATAAGACGAACGGCATGGGGGGAACAGAAAAGATTTCTGTTGGGGCAGATGCCCGGTATGTGCAGATGCTTGGCATCCAACGTGCGACACAATATGGATATTCGCTTTGGGAGATCGAAGTACACGGGTCCGATTCTAACGGAATAAACTCTCTCGATAACATAATACCACCAAAGGAATTTTCTCTCTTCAACAACTATCCTAATCCGTTTAATCCCAGTACAATTATTGAATTCACACTTGCACAAAGAATGCGTACGACATTGAATGTATTCAATGTACTCGGTCAAAAGGTTGTGAACCTTTTTGATCAAATTGCAAATCCCGGAAAACTTTATCAGGTGAGCTTTGATGCATCAGGTCTTCCGAGCGGCATCTATGTTGCAGAGTTGGTATCTGGAACGCAACGGCAAAGCAGGCGAATGATTCTCATCAAGTAG
- the fucP gene encoding L-fucose:H+ symporter permease — protein MASIITNNNTTSGSTGKQGVNYTPALTVLTSLFFIWGFITCLNDIIIPHLKAVFDLNYAQVMLIQFCFFTAYFVMSMPSGWLVERVGYKNGIIIGLLTAAFGCLMFYPAAGERSYTTFLIALFVLASGFAMLQVAANPYVAILGKPETASSRLTLTQAFNSLGTTIAPIFGSILILGTTIKSSAELSFMSPGDVEAYHITEAASVQTPYIGLAVTLIAISVLIALFKLPKIEASEGKSALDGGNVQDHLHDSAWKYRHLVLGAIAIFTYVGGEVAIGSFLVNYISQPSIGSMSVAEAGRYISFYWGGAMVGRFIGSFVMRYVKPGKVLMTNAFTVIALVIISMTSTGHIAMWTILAVGLFNSIMFPTIFALAIDGLGKHTGQGSGILCMAIVGGAIVPLLQGVLADKIGIQMAFILPIFCYAFIAFYGMKGHIPTYMEVEKA, from the coding sequence ATGGCAAGTATCATAACAAACAATAACACGACGAGCGGGTCAACAGGTAAACAAGGAGTGAATTACACACCGGCGCTGACGGTTCTTACCTCTCTTTTCTTTATATGGGGATTCATTACCTGTTTGAATGATATCATCATCCCGCACTTAAAAGCTGTGTTTGATTTAAACTACGCACAAGTAATGCTTATTCAATTTTGTTTTTTTACTGCATATTTTGTGATGTCTATGCCTTCAGGCTGGTTGGTTGAACGTGTAGGATATAAGAATGGAATCATCATTGGATTGCTTACTGCAGCCTTTGGGTGTCTCATGTTTTATCCGGCTGCAGGTGAACGATCATATACCACATTTCTAATCGCGCTGTTCGTACTCGCATCTGGTTTTGCAATGTTGCAAGTTGCGGCAAATCCATATGTTGCTATTCTTGGAAAACCGGAAACTGCATCTAGTCGGCTCACGTTAACACAGGCGTTTAACTCGCTTGGGACGACTATAGCGCCTATATTTGGATCTATCTTGATCCTCGGAACAACTATAAAATCATCTGCCGAGCTTTCCTTTATGAGTCCGGGAGATGTAGAAGCATATCATATTACAGAGGCAGCATCTGTACAAACACCATACATTGGTCTTGCTGTAACACTCATAGCGATTTCCGTACTTATTGCTTTATTCAAACTTCCAAAAATTGAAGCATCAGAAGGAAAGTCAGCTTTGGATGGTGGAAATGTCCAGGACCATCTTCATGACAGTGCATGGAAGTATCGCCACCTGGTGCTGGGTGCTATAGCTATCTTCACGTACGTAGGTGGAGAAGTGGCAATCGGAAGTTTTCTCGTTAATTATATCAGTCAACCTTCAATTGGTTCAATGTCAGTCGCCGAAGCAGGGCGATACATTTCCTTCTATTGGGGCGGTGCGATGGTTGGACGGTTTATCGGTTCTTTTGTTATGAGATATGTCAAACCCGGAAAAGTCTTGATGACTAACGCTTTTACGGTTATTGCGCTTGTTATCATTTCAATGACTTCCACAGGTCACATTGCGATGTGGACGATTCTTGCGGTCGGCCTCTTTAATTCGATTATGTTTCCAACGATTTTCGCTCTGGCTATTGATGGACTTGGAAAACATACTGGACAAGGATCAGGAATATTATGCATGGCAATTGTCGGCGGGGCGATTGTTCCGCTGCTCCAAGGTGTACTCGCAGATAAGATTGGAATTCAAATGGCATTTATCCTTCCTATTTTTTGCTATGCGTTTATAGCATTCTATGGTATGAAGGGGCATATTCCAACGTATATGGAAGTTGAAAAAGCATAA